Proteins from one Pseudarthrobacter sp. BIM B-2242 genomic window:
- a CDS encoding YraN family protein produces the protein MKAKDLLGRRGEELAAGYLESLGMLVVERNWRCTEGEIDIVALDGDALVIAEVKTRRTLDYGHPFEAVGTAKLARLHRLGAAWCRDRELRMPLRRVDVIAVVDDGGGDPLVEHLKGVG, from the coding sequence ATGAAAGCCAAAGACCTGTTGGGCCGGCGCGGCGAGGAGCTTGCCGCCGGCTATCTTGAATCGCTGGGCATGCTTGTGGTGGAGCGGAACTGGCGATGTACCGAAGGCGAAATAGACATCGTCGCGCTGGACGGGGATGCCCTGGTGATCGCCGAGGTGAAGACCCGGCGCACCCTGGATTACGGCCACCCGTTTGAGGCCGTGGGCACCGCCAAACTCGCCCGGCTTCATCGGCTGGGAGCGGCATGGTGCCGGGACCGGGAACTGCGCATGCCGCTGCGGCGCGTGGACGTTATTGCCGTGGTGGACGACGGCGGCGGCGACCCCCTGGTGGAACACCTCAAAGGGGTGGGCTAG
- a CDS encoding RNA-binding protein, translating into MLAEALEHLVRGIVDSPEDVKVSSKNNRRGDTLEVRVHQDDLGRVIGRQGRTARALRTVVAALADGEPVRVDVVDTDRRR; encoded by the coding sequence TTGCTGGCAGAAGCGCTCGAACACCTGGTCCGGGGAATCGTTGATTCACCGGAAGATGTCAAGGTCAGCTCGAAGAACAACCGCCGCGGGGACACCCTCGAGGTCCGTGTTCATCAGGATGACCTGGGACGGGTGATCGGCCGTCAGGGCCGCACCGCACGTGCACTGCGCACCGTTGTGGCGGCACTGGCAGACGGCGAACCGGTTAGGGTCGACGTCGTCGACACCGACCGCCGCCGCTAA
- the rpsP gene encoding 30S ribosomal protein S16, protein MAVKIRLKRFGKMRAPYYRIVVMDARSKRDGRAIEEIGKYHPTEEPSYIEVDTDRAQYWLGVGAQPSEQVAAILKITGDWQKFKGLPGQEGTLKTKAPKAAFVAPEKGSVIIPEAITKKAKQSDAAEAPAEAEATEAE, encoded by the coding sequence GTGGCCGTAAAGATTCGCCTTAAGCGCTTTGGTAAAATGCGCGCACCGTACTACCGCATCGTCGTTATGGACGCACGCTCCAAGCGTGACGGCCGTGCCATCGAAGAGATCGGCAAGTACCACCCCACCGAAGAGCCCTCATACATCGAGGTCGACACGGACCGTGCCCAGTACTGGCTCGGCGTCGGCGCACAGCCGTCCGAGCAGGTTGCCGCGATCCTCAAGATCACCGGTGACTGGCAGAAGTTCAAGGGCCTCCCGGGCCAGGAAGGCACCCTGAAGACGAAAGCTCCCAAGGCTGCCTTTGTTGCCCCGGAAAAGGGTTCCGTGATCATCCCGGAAGCCATCACCAAGAAGGCAAAGCAGTCTGACGCAGCAGAGGCCCCGGCCGAAGCAGAAGCCACCGAGGCTGAGTAG
- the rplS gene encoding 50S ribosomal protein L19, giving the protein MHILDSVDAASLRTDVPEFRAGDTLKVHVNIIEGKNSRVQVFQGFVLGRHGDGLRETFTVRKVSFGVGVERTFPVHSPIIEKIEVVSKGDVRRAKLYYMRDLRGKAAKIKEKRDFQPKK; this is encoded by the coding sequence ATGCATATTCTCGATTCCGTAGATGCAGCCTCGCTGCGCACCGATGTTCCCGAGTTCCGCGCGGGTGACACCCTCAAGGTTCACGTGAACATCATCGAAGGCAAGAACTCCCGTGTCCAGGTGTTCCAGGGCTTCGTCCTGGGCCGTCACGGCGATGGCCTTCGCGAAACCTTCACCGTCCGCAAGGTCTCCTTCGGCGTCGGTGTGGAGCGTACGTTCCCGGTTCACTCCCCGATCATTGAAAAGATCGAGGTTGTCTCCAAGGGTGACGTGCGCCGCGCGAAGCTGTACTACATGCGCGATCTCCGCGGCAAGGCTGCGAAGATCAAGGAAAAGCGCGACTTCCAGCCCAAGAAGTAA
- a CDS encoding VOC family protein — MTAAATSQDLLPADLSMGTVMLKVADMKLMTDYYQRALGLEVVAEEDGGVYLGRLRRPLVHLAPAPSLRLPGRGEAGLFHTALLFDNQAALAATVATAAQFDPRLFTGSADHLVSEAFYFNDPEGNGIELYWDRPRKNWSWNGTEVVMDSLALPPQRYLEQHLSQESLDGQLGTEAGVGHVHLQVGDVQSAHDFYVSTLGFEKTAGWHGQALFVSAGRYHHHMAMNVWNSRGAGPRKDTLGLGEVLIEVASGDDVGALADRLKVAGVASRHTGAELRFEDPWRNNIRVAVR, encoded by the coding sequence ATGACTGCAGCAGCCACCAGCCAGGATCTTCTACCTGCCGACCTCTCCATGGGCACTGTCATGCTCAAGGTGGCCGATATGAAGCTGATGACCGACTACTACCAGCGGGCCCTGGGCCTTGAGGTTGTGGCCGAAGAGGACGGCGGCGTCTACCTGGGCCGCCTCAGGCGTCCCCTGGTCCACCTGGCGCCCGCCCCGTCGCTGCGCTTGCCTGGCAGGGGAGAGGCAGGCCTGTTCCACACGGCCCTGCTCTTCGACAACCAGGCTGCACTGGCGGCCACTGTCGCCACCGCAGCACAGTTCGACCCCCGGCTCTTTACCGGCAGCGCCGATCACCTCGTCAGCGAAGCCTTCTACTTCAACGACCCCGAGGGCAACGGCATCGAGCTCTACTGGGACCGGCCCCGCAAGAACTGGTCCTGGAACGGCACCGAAGTGGTGATGGACAGCCTGGCCCTGCCGCCCCAGCGCTACCTCGAACAGCACCTGAGCCAGGAATCCCTGGACGGGCAGCTGGGCACTGAAGCCGGCGTGGGCCACGTCCACCTCCAGGTGGGGGACGTCCAGTCAGCACACGATTTCTACGTCAGCACCCTCGGCTTCGAAAAGACCGCCGGCTGGCATGGCCAGGCCCTGTTTGTCTCGGCGGGCCGGTACCACCATCACATGGCCATGAACGTCTGGAACAGCCGCGGCGCCGGGCCGCGCAAGGACACCCTGGGCCTCGGCGAGGTGCTGATCGAGGTGGCCTCCGGGGATGATGTCGGAGCACTCGCGGACCGCCTGAAGGTGGCCGGCGTGGCCTCCCGGCACACGGGTGCCGAGCTGCGCTTTGAGGATCCGTGGCGCAACAACATCCGGGTAGCCGTCCGCTGA
- a CDS encoding DUF2469 domain-containing protein: MSAEDLENYETDMELQLYREYRDVVGLFSYVVETERRFYLANHVDLQARSADGEVYFDLTLQDAWVWDVYRSARFVKTVRVLTFKDVNVEELPRNEELALPKDVDLGN, translated from the coding sequence ATGAGTGCTGAGGATCTTGAAAACTATGAAACCGACATGGAGCTGCAGCTCTACCGTGAATACCGGGACGTCGTCGGGCTCTTCAGCTACGTTGTCGAGACCGAGCGCCGCTTTTACCTCGCCAACCACGTTGACCTGCAGGCCCGCAGCGCCGACGGCGAAGTGTACTTCGACCTGACGCTGCAGGACGCCTGGGTATGGGACGTCTACCGCTCGGCACGGTTCGTCAAGACGGTCCGGGTGCTGACGTTCAAGGACGTCAATGTTGAAGAACTTCCGCGCAACGAGGAACTCGCGTTGCCCAAGGACGTGGACCTGGGCAACTGA
- the thiC gene encoding phosphomethylpyrimidine synthase ThiC, giving the protein MNTQETQLIPAQNEADGNHRLRPETQSLKSHSLAFINDEDSGIRVPVTEIALEPSPNGDANGPFRVYRTAGPGSDPVVGLSPFRREWIEDRGDTEPYSGRERNLLDDGKSAVRRGAASAEWKGAQPVPRRAVAGKTVTQMHYARQGMVTPEMQFVALRENCDVELVRSEVAAGRAIIPNNINHPESEPMIIGKAFLVKINANIGNSAVTSSIAEEVDKLQWATQWGADTVMDLSTGDDIHTTREWLIRNSPVPIGTVPIYQALEKVNGEANKLTWEIFRDTVIEQCEQGVDYMTIHAGVLLRYVPLTANRVTGIVSRGGSIMAGWCLAHHQENFLYTHFDELCGIFAKYDVAFSLGDGLRPGATADANDAAQFAELDTLAELTLRAWEFDVQVMVEGPGHIPFHLVRENVERQQELCKGAPFYTLGPLVTDIAPGYDHITSAIGATEIARYGTAMLCYVTPKEHLGLPNKDDVKTGVITYKIAAHAADLAKGHPGAHERDDALSKARFEFRWRDQFALSLDPVTAEAFHDETLPAEPAKTAHFCSMCGPKFCSMKISQDIRDEYGSADAQAAIAGIYSGMREKSEEFLAKGGKVYLPELQLPAAAGAASSGGLE; this is encoded by the coding sequence TTGAATACGCAAGAAACACAGCTGATCCCTGCCCAAAATGAAGCGGATGGGAATCACAGGCTCCGGCCGGAAACCCAATCCCTGAAGTCTCATTCGCTGGCCTTCATCAACGATGAAGACTCCGGCATCCGGGTACCCGTAACCGAAATCGCCTTGGAACCCTCGCCCAACGGCGACGCAAACGGCCCCTTCCGCGTCTACCGCACCGCGGGCCCGGGCAGCGATCCTGTCGTGGGCCTCAGCCCTTTCCGGCGCGAATGGATCGAGGATCGCGGGGACACCGAACCGTACAGCGGCCGGGAGCGGAACCTGCTCGACGACGGCAAGTCGGCTGTCCGCCGCGGCGCCGCCTCAGCGGAGTGGAAGGGCGCACAGCCGGTGCCCCGCCGCGCCGTCGCCGGCAAGACCGTTACCCAGATGCACTATGCACGGCAGGGCATGGTGACGCCGGAGATGCAGTTTGTGGCGCTCCGCGAAAACTGCGATGTTGAACTGGTCCGCAGCGAAGTGGCCGCCGGGCGTGCCATCATCCCGAACAACATCAACCACCCGGAATCCGAGCCGATGATTATTGGCAAGGCATTCCTGGTGAAGATCAACGCCAACATCGGCAACTCCGCGGTCACCAGCTCCATCGCCGAGGAAGTGGACAAGCTGCAGTGGGCCACGCAGTGGGGTGCCGACACAGTAATGGACCTGTCCACCGGCGACGACATCCACACCACCCGTGAATGGCTCATCCGCAATTCCCCCGTCCCGATCGGTACGGTGCCCATTTACCAGGCGCTCGAGAAGGTCAACGGCGAGGCCAACAAGCTCACCTGGGAGATTTTCCGCGACACCGTGATCGAACAGTGTGAGCAGGGCGTGGACTACATGACCATCCACGCCGGAGTCCTGCTGCGCTATGTCCCGCTCACCGCCAACCGCGTCACGGGGATCGTCTCGCGCGGCGGCTCCATCATGGCCGGCTGGTGCCTTGCCCATCACCAGGAGAACTTCCTGTACACGCACTTCGACGAGCTGTGCGGGATCTTCGCCAAATACGACGTCGCGTTTTCCCTGGGCGACGGCCTCCGCCCGGGCGCGACGGCAGACGCGAACGACGCCGCCCAGTTCGCCGAGCTGGACACCCTGGCGGAGCTGACCCTGCGGGCCTGGGAATTCGACGTGCAGGTAATGGTGGAAGGGCCCGGGCACATCCCCTTCCACTTGGTCCGGGAGAACGTGGAGCGCCAGCAGGAACTCTGCAAGGGTGCCCCTTTCTACACGCTGGGGCCGCTGGTCACCGACATCGCCCCGGGGTATGACCACATCACCTCGGCAATCGGGGCCACGGAAATCGCCCGCTATGGTACCGCCATGCTGTGTTACGTCACGCCCAAGGAGCATCTGGGCCTGCCCAACAAGGACGATGTGAAGACGGGGGTCATCACCTACAAGATCGCGGCCCACGCGGCCGACCTCGCCAAGGGCCACCCGGGAGCGCACGAAAGGGACGATGCCCTGTCCAAGGCAAGGTTCGAATTCCGCTGGCGGGACCAGTTCGCGCTGTCCCTCGATCCGGTGACGGCGGAGGCGTTCCATGACGAGACGCTGCCGGCCGAGCCTGCCAAGACCGCGCACTTCTGCTCCATGTGCGGCCCCAAATTCTGCTCCATGAAGATCAGCCAGGACATCCGGGACGAATATGGCTCTGCCGACGCGCAGGCAGCCATTGCCGGAATCTACAGCGGGATGCGCGAAAAAAGCGAGGAGTTCCTGGCGAAGGGCGGGAAGGTGTACCTGCCTGAACTTCAGCTCCCCGCGGCGGCAGGGGCGGCGTCCTCAGGAGGCCTGGAGTGA
- the lepB gene encoding signal peptidase I, with amino-acid sequence MPENQARTPEPRDGATGYTTDPIAAGTTDAGRAGSGPDRSGPVNSDGGASAHGTADAGASARDVPDAGTDSRPAAPEPGRRSAAPKSEADAPSQIFVWLKEVATVVVIAVVLSFLIKTFLFRAFYIPSESMVSTLDVNDRIFVNLLVPEPFALSRGDVVVFRDTQGWLAEVPEKEAGPFKWVQDGLTFVGLLPDNSEQHLVKRVIGLPGDTVICCDVGGKLTINGVPLEESYVNAAEPPEIRAFDVVVPEGKVWVMGDNRNHSADSRAHLDSNGGFVDLVDVEGKAAVIAWPLNRITVLDNYPDVFRNVPAGK; translated from the coding sequence ATGCCCGAGAACCAAGCCCGGACTCCCGAGCCTCGTGATGGTGCCACCGGTTACACCACTGACCCCATTGCAGCCGGCACCACTGATGCCGGCCGTGCGGGTTCCGGGCCTGACCGTTCAGGCCCCGTGAATTCCGACGGCGGTGCTTCCGCCCACGGCACGGCCGACGCCGGTGCTTCCGCCCGCGACGTGCCCGACGCCGGAACTGACTCCAGGCCGGCCGCACCCGAACCAGGGCGGCGCTCAGCCGCACCAAAGTCCGAAGCCGACGCGCCCAGCCAGATTTTTGTCTGGCTGAAGGAAGTTGCCACTGTTGTGGTGATCGCCGTGGTTCTGTCCTTCCTGATCAAGACCTTCCTGTTCCGGGCCTTCTACATACCGTCGGAATCCATGGTCAGTACCCTGGATGTCAACGACCGGATTTTTGTGAACCTCCTGGTGCCCGAGCCCTTTGCACTGTCACGCGGCGACGTTGTGGTCTTTAGGGACACCCAGGGCTGGCTGGCCGAGGTGCCGGAGAAGGAGGCCGGGCCCTTTAAGTGGGTCCAGGACGGCCTGACGTTTGTGGGACTTCTTCCGGACAACTCTGAACAGCACCTCGTCAAACGCGTCATCGGCCTCCCCGGGGATACCGTGATCTGCTGCGACGTCGGCGGTAAACTGACCATCAACGGGGTTCCTCTCGAGGAGAGCTACGTCAACGCTGCCGAGCCACCGGAGATCCGGGCGTTCGATGTCGTTGTGCCGGAAGGGAAAGTGTGGGTGATGGGCGATAACCGCAACCATTCCGCTGACTCCCGCGCGCACCTGGACTCCAATGGCGGATTCGTTGACCTGGTGGATGTGGAGGGCAAAGCCGCCGTCATCGCGTGGCCGCTGAACAGGATCACGGTCTTGGATAATTACCCCGATGTCTTCCGGAATGTGCCCGCGGGGAAGTAG
- the trmD gene encoding tRNA (guanosine(37)-N1)-methyltransferase TrmD, with translation MRIDVVSIFPEYLAPLELSLIGKARQDGLLDLHVHDLREFTTDKHRSVDDTPYGGGAGMVMKAEPWAQALASIAGANADPAAKPVLIVPSPAGERFTQALAHELAEEEQLVFACGRYEGIDERVIEWAAEHFTVRPMSLGDYVLNGGEVAVLAMVEAIGRLLPGVVGNPESLVEESHSDGLLEYPVYTKPASWREREVPAVLLSGNHGKIAQWRRHQQYRRTAERRPDLLETFDAGKLPRADRTALYELGYDVVDGHLRARGTGTDAPA, from the coding sequence ATGAGAATCGACGTCGTCAGCATCTTCCCGGAGTACCTGGCACCCCTGGAGCTGTCCCTTATTGGCAAAGCACGCCAGGACGGCCTGCTGGACCTGCACGTTCACGACCTGCGGGAATTCACGACGGACAAGCACCGGTCCGTGGACGACACCCCCTATGGTGGCGGTGCCGGGATGGTTATGAAGGCAGAGCCATGGGCGCAGGCGCTGGCGTCCATTGCCGGTGCCAACGCTGACCCGGCAGCCAAGCCGGTCCTGATTGTGCCGTCGCCGGCAGGTGAGCGGTTCACCCAGGCGCTGGCGCATGAGCTTGCCGAAGAAGAGCAATTAGTCTTTGCCTGCGGACGCTACGAAGGCATCGACGAGCGTGTCATCGAATGGGCGGCGGAACACTTCACCGTCCGGCCCATGAGCCTGGGTGACTATGTGCTCAATGGCGGCGAAGTAGCCGTTCTGGCCATGGTGGAGGCCATCGGCAGGCTGTTGCCCGGGGTGGTCGGCAACCCCGAATCCCTGGTTGAGGAGTCGCACTCGGACGGGCTGCTGGAATACCCCGTGTACACCAAACCCGCCAGCTGGCGTGAGCGGGAAGTGCCGGCGGTGCTGCTGAGCGGCAACCACGGCAAGATCGCGCAGTGGCGGCGCCACCAGCAGTACCGGCGGACGGCGGAACGGCGCCCGGACCTGCTGGAAACGTTCGACGCCGGCAAGCTGCCACGTGCCGACCGTACGGCTCTCTATGAACTCGGGTACGACGTCGTCGACGGTCACCTGCGTGCACGGGGCACCGGAACCGACGCCCCAGCCTGA
- the rimM gene encoding ribosome maturation factor RimM (Essential for efficient processing of 16S rRNA), translating into MQLQVARIGKPHGIRGEVTVQVLTDAPADRFVPGTEFVVEPASAGPLTVESARWNKDILLLAFEGIETRNQAETLRGAKLFIETEELEADDDEGWYEHELVGLEARVGSQVVGKIAALHTMPVQDLLVVEDADGKEILIPFVEQIVPEVNVAEGFVLLTPPDGLFDINSDDAAGGPEGSA; encoded by the coding sequence ATGCAGCTTCAGGTGGCACGAATCGGCAAACCGCACGGAATCCGCGGGGAAGTGACGGTCCAGGTTTTGACCGATGCTCCTGCGGACCGGTTTGTGCCGGGCACCGAGTTCGTGGTGGAGCCGGCCTCGGCCGGGCCCCTGACTGTCGAGAGTGCCCGCTGGAACAAGGACATCCTCCTGCTCGCGTTCGAGGGAATCGAAACCCGCAACCAGGCCGAGACGCTCCGCGGCGCCAAGCTGTTCATCGAAACCGAAGAGCTGGAAGCTGACGACGACGAAGGCTGGTACGAACACGAACTGGTGGGGCTTGAAGCGCGTGTGGGCTCCCAGGTGGTGGGCAAGATCGCGGCCCTGCACACCATGCCGGTCCAGGACCTGCTGGTGGTCGAAGATGCTGACGGCAAGGAAATCCTCATCCCCTTCGTGGAGCAGATCGTGCCTGAAGTCAACGTTGCCGAAGGTTTCGTCCTGCTCACGCCGCCGGACGGGCTCTTTGACATCAACTCCGACGACGCTGCAGGCGGACCTGAGGGCAGCGCGTAG
- the lepB gene encoding signal peptidase I — protein MDQTKRQPRKMGWRFVFLALVLAVAVSGLVRSLWLDVYFIPSNSMEPVLEGGDRILVSRTGFQDEPIRRGDIVVFDGRGSFAPLNSGKGPLLDSVAAAGQWLGLTGSDTTYVKRVIGLPGDTVVCCDGNGKITVNGAPLDEPYLFEGDRPSTQVFTAVVPDGRLWLLGDHRSVSADSRSLLGAPGGGMVPLARVIGRPVQIIWPLDRFAEIPRPHAAGPTTEDGP, from the coding sequence ATGGACCAGACAAAACGCCAGCCCAGAAAAATGGGCTGGCGTTTTGTGTTCCTGGCGCTGGTGCTCGCCGTTGCGGTCAGCGGCCTGGTCCGCTCGCTGTGGCTGGATGTGTACTTCATTCCGTCCAACTCCATGGAGCCCGTCCTTGAGGGCGGCGACCGGATACTCGTCTCCAGGACAGGCTTCCAGGACGAGCCAATCCGCCGCGGTGACATCGTGGTCTTTGACGGCAGGGGATCCTTTGCTCCGCTGAACAGCGGGAAAGGCCCCTTGCTGGATTCGGTGGCGGCAGCCGGCCAGTGGCTGGGCCTGACCGGCAGCGACACCACGTACGTCAAACGGGTCATCGGACTTCCGGGAGATACAGTGGTCTGCTGCGACGGGAACGGAAAGATCACCGTGAACGGTGCGCCGCTTGACGAGCCCTACCTCTTCGAGGGGGACAGGCCAAGCACACAGGTCTTCACCGCGGTCGTTCCCGACGGGAGGCTGTGGCTCCTGGGTGACCACCGCTCGGTTTCCGCTGATTCGCGCAGCCTGCTGGGGGCTCCGGGCGGCGGCATGGTGCCGCTTGCCAGAGTCATTGGCAGGCCGGTCCAAATCATCTGGCCACTTGATAGATTTGCTGAAATACCACGGCCGCATGCGGCAGGACCAACAACAGAGGACGGACCGTAG
- a CDS encoding bifunctional SulP family inorganic anion transporter/carbonic anhydrase produces MPHSSGSATVPNDAHTPPGRRPQRIKKPSFLSSLGADLPASLVVFLVALPLSLGIAAASGAPVMAGLIAAAVGGIVAGTLGGSPLQVSGPAAGLTVVVAGLVDEFGWQVTCAITAAAGVMQLLLGVSRAGRAALAVSPVVVKAMLAGIGITIILQQLHVLLGGNAAGSAVENLAAVPAAIINVELHSALLGLTVVAILLAWKYLPAAVRKIPGPLVAVVAVTALSVAVAPNVARISFNGSLFDAIALPNLPDGNWRGAATAVITVALIASIESLLCAVAVDKMHTGPRSHLNRELIGQGSANILSGMLGGLPVTGVIVRSATNVEAGAASRASAILHGVWVLVFSALFAGLIQLIPLAVLAGLLLVIGAKLIKVADIRTSLRTGDLLVYVVTLVCVVFLNLLEGVIIGLALAALCVLWRVLRAQIHTHAPSAQRLPWRVTIAGSCSFFALPRLNRALHSVPEGQDTVVELNADYLDHAFREALLAWQRQHRDTGGTVTLEEHGTTAFRDAADNTPQRQDPREFPLPPRTSWQPSPLDSAHQAEDADGGRLPLRSILLGIDKYHRRYADKVRPLVQDLTEGQNPDTLFVACVDSRVNPNLITSSGPGDLLTLRNIGNVVCSDGRDASIDSALSFAVKGLSVDSIAVCGHSNCGAMKAVLADAQGASNAALGAGFDAWLEHARPSYRELVAGHPVALAAEAAGYSHLDQLSMVNVAVKLRKLEEHPVTGPALASGQVQATGLFYDISTARVVLVTPQGIEQLDPSMALR; encoded by the coding sequence ATGCCGCATTCATCAGGTTCCGCCACCGTCCCCAATGACGCCCACACCCCGCCGGGCCGAAGACCCCAGAGAATCAAGAAACCAAGTTTCCTCAGCTCCCTCGGCGCCGACCTTCCCGCATCACTCGTCGTCTTCCTTGTCGCCCTCCCGCTCTCACTGGGCATCGCCGCAGCCTCGGGGGCACCAGTCATGGCCGGCCTTATCGCGGCGGCCGTCGGAGGAATTGTCGCGGGCACTCTGGGCGGCTCCCCTTTGCAGGTGAGCGGCCCGGCGGCCGGCCTGACCGTCGTCGTTGCCGGCCTAGTGGACGAGTTCGGCTGGCAAGTGACATGCGCGATCACCGCTGCTGCCGGCGTCATGCAGCTCCTACTGGGGGTCAGCCGCGCAGGGCGCGCCGCGCTGGCCGTGTCGCCGGTGGTGGTCAAGGCCATGCTGGCCGGCATTGGCATCACGATCATCCTGCAGCAGTTGCACGTTCTGCTCGGCGGCAACGCGGCCGGTTCCGCCGTCGAAAACCTCGCCGCCGTTCCTGCGGCGATCATCAACGTGGAGCTGCATTCAGCCCTACTCGGCCTCACCGTCGTAGCCATTCTTCTTGCCTGGAAGTACCTCCCGGCCGCGGTGCGGAAAATCCCCGGCCCGCTCGTCGCCGTCGTCGCTGTCACTGCGTTGTCCGTGGCGGTAGCCCCTAACGTGGCGCGCATCAGCTTCAACGGTTCCCTGTTCGACGCCATCGCCCTGCCGAATCTGCCGGACGGCAACTGGCGCGGCGCTGCAACAGCCGTCATCACGGTCGCGTTGATCGCGAGCATTGAGTCGCTGCTGTGCGCGGTGGCCGTGGATAAGATGCACACCGGCCCGCGCTCACATCTCAACCGCGAGCTCATCGGCCAAGGCTCGGCGAACATTCTCTCCGGCATGCTCGGCGGTTTACCGGTGACGGGTGTGATCGTCCGCAGCGCCACCAACGTGGAAGCCGGCGCCGCAAGCCGCGCGTCCGCCATCCTCCACGGCGTCTGGGTCCTTGTGTTCTCCGCCCTGTTCGCCGGCCTCATCCAATTGATTCCGCTGGCCGTTCTGGCGGGGCTGCTGTTGGTCATCGGTGCAAAGCTCATCAAAGTCGCCGACATCAGGACGAGCCTGCGCACCGGGGACCTCCTCGTCTACGTGGTCACCCTGGTCTGCGTCGTGTTCCTCAACCTGCTCGAAGGCGTGATCATTGGCCTCGCACTCGCTGCCCTGTGCGTTTTGTGGCGCGTGCTCCGGGCGCAAATCCACACGCACGCACCGTCCGCACAACGACTTCCGTGGCGCGTTACGATCGCCGGTTCCTGCAGCTTCTTCGCCCTGCCGCGGCTCAATCGCGCTCTCCATTCCGTGCCCGAGGGCCAGGACACTGTAGTCGAACTCAACGCCGACTACCTCGATCATGCTTTCCGCGAGGCTTTGCTCGCCTGGCAGCGGCAGCACCGGGACACGGGCGGGACCGTGACTCTCGAGGAGCACGGCACCACGGCGTTCCGCGATGCCGCGGACAACACACCCCAGCGCCAGGACCCCCGCGAATTCCCGCTGCCGCCCCGCACATCCTGGCAGCCGTCACCTCTGGACAGCGCCCACCAAGCAGAGGACGCCGACGGCGGGCGGCTGCCGCTGCGGTCAATTCTCCTGGGCATCGACAAATACCACCGGCGCTACGCGGACAAGGTTCGGCCGCTGGTACAGGATCTCACCGAGGGACAGAATCCGGACACACTGTTCGTCGCCTGCGTCGACTCCCGGGTCAACCCGAACCTCATCACCAGCAGCGGCCCCGGTGACCTCCTGACTCTCCGGAACATCGGCAACGTCGTGTGCAGCGACGGCCGCGATGCCTCGATCGATTCGGCGCTGTCCTTCGCGGTCAAGGGACTGTCCGTGGACTCGATCGCGGTCTGCGGCCACTCCAACTGCGGCGCGATGAAGGCCGTGCTGGCTGATGCCCAGGGTGCTTCGAATGCCGCACTGGGAGCGGGCTTCGATGCCTGGTTGGAACACGCCCGGCCAAGCTACCGCGAACTCGTGGCCGGTCACCCCGTGGCGTTGGCCGCTGAAGCCGCAGGGTACAGCCACCTCGACCAGCTCAGCATGGTCAACGTCGCCGTCAAACTCAGAAAGCTCGAAGAACACCCGGTCACCGGTCCCGCCTTGGCTTCCGGACAGGTACAGGCCACTGGTCTGTTCTACGACATCTCTACGGCCCGCGTGGTCCTGGTGACCCCGCAGGGCATCGAGCAGCTGGATCCGAGCATGGCGCTTCGCTAG
- a CDS encoding ribonuclease HII, with protein MSTVTPAPTAKGQGRAAGPRSKAPTLRHERTFKAQGARYLAGVDEVGRGALAGPVSVGIAVVDLHTQKPLSGVRDSKLLSPAERERLEPLVRRWSVASAVGHASAHEIDALGIIAALRLAGTRAWLEILASGVSPDVVLLDGSHNWLSPAAQLSLFDEPVLDSGCSAPVHTKVKADMQCLSVAAASVIAKVERDQQMRGLHAEYPEFGWDVNKGYATSIHRDALRAAGPTPYHRVSWNLLGGDLAPGIEL; from the coding sequence GTGTCAACAGTCACACCGGCTCCGACGGCCAAGGGGCAGGGCCGGGCCGCAGGGCCCCGGTCCAAAGCCCCGACCCTCCGTCATGAGCGGACCTTCAAGGCACAGGGTGCCCGCTATCTGGCCGGCGTCGACGAGGTGGGGCGCGGAGCCCTGGCGGGGCCCGTGAGTGTCGGTATCGCCGTCGTCGACCTCCACACGCAGAAGCCCCTGTCCGGGGTGCGGGACAGCAAACTGCTGAGTCCTGCGGAGAGGGAGCGCCTGGAACCGCTGGTGCGGCGCTGGAGCGTCGCGTCGGCGGTGGGGCATGCATCCGCGCACGAAATCGACGCCCTCGGCATCATCGCCGCGCTGCGGCTCGCCGGGACACGCGCGTGGCTGGAGATCCTCGCATCAGGGGTAAGCCCGGATGTGGTGCTGCTCGATGGCAGCCACAACTGGCTTTCGCCGGCCGCGCAGCTTTCCCTGTTCGACGAGCCTGTGCTTGACTCCGGCTGCTCCGCTCCGGTCCATACCAAGGTCAAGGCGGACATGCAGTGCCTCAGCGTGGCGGCCGCCAGCGTGATCGCGAAGGTTGAGCGGGACCAGCAGATGCGCGGCCTGCACGCCGAGTATCCGGAGTTTGGCTGGGACGTCAATAAGGGCTATGCCACTTCGATTCACCGGGACGCCCTGCGCGCCGCCGGCCCCACGCCCTACCACCGGGTGAGCTGGAACCTCCTCGGCGGTGACCTGGCGCCAGGTATTGAGCTGTAG